One window of the Pristis pectinata isolate sPriPec2 chromosome 13, sPriPec2.1.pri, whole genome shotgun sequence genome contains the following:
- the cmtm3 gene encoding CKLF-like MARVEL transmembrane domain-containing protein 3, which produces MGDRDSPEPPSPSRPGLGALIADKSFLTSRKGLLLAAEVVLSFIIFICYLASSIVYLITAPLIEFLLAICAYYVYVTKFVERFRGFHCPLIDFIRCITAAVIFFAISIYAVTKSNSASKAAGIFGFIATVVFAFDFYGIFNQLILFINPQDLPTHTATIKKSTGEDVVPSDSDSD; this is translated from the exons ATGGGTGACCGCGATTCTCCGGAGCCTCCGTCCCCGTCCCGCCCGGGACTGGGTGCTTTGATCGCGGACAAGAGTTTCCTGACCTCTCGGAAGGGGCTGCTGTTGGCCGCGGAGGTG GTACTGTCCTTCATCATCTTCATTTGCTACCTGGCATCATCCATTGTCTACCTCATCACCGCGCCGCTGATCGAGTTCCTGCTGGCCATTTGCGCCTACTACGTGTACGTGACAAAGTTCGTCGAGCGGTTCAGGGGCTTCCACTGCCCACTGATC GATTTCATCCGATGTATCACCGCCGCAGTCATTTTCTTTGCGATCTCCATTTACGCCGTTACAAAAAGCAACTCAGCATCAAAAGCGGCTGGG aTCTTTGGTTTCATTGCGACGGTTGTCTTCGCCTTTGACTTCTACGGCATCTTCAACCAACTGATACTCTTCATCAACCCCCAGGACCTTCCCACCCACACTGCCACCATCAAGAAATCCACAG GAGAAGATGTTGTACCGTCAGACTCTGACAGTGATTGA